A window from Vulpes vulpes isolate BD-2025 chromosome 9, VulVul3, whole genome shotgun sequence encodes these proteins:
- the CDHR4 gene encoding cadherin-related family member 4 isoform X3 translates to MMALLGPPVLLLALVASEVHCLPWFINVSESQGPGTILKSFPFNCTLHMPILELIHVKPPTTFFNPPSLTRWHGIYMGMVTLSSSARLDALAVNHYELQLRFTCGNYVMEGLLFVDVQRDPGYSSCAGRFASPAGEIIQVRETVTPGTQLYTLLLPGVELQRAQISIISAQDPPYFPGPFSINGQGWLLAPSQGLKGQGQKVFQLQILVTFGQNRSCHGTLKVKVLPAPSSQISFLQQAPNITIREDLAPGSEVVQVRARGFDVRYEILSPVPCPLFSIGRGEGHWGGGCVRNASVAGPERPVLPPRPPEKRGWSQGRLGRGGCLGAGLELEGSSEMVARVARLSALPLRWIPCEDGDPTELGAGLNSAFPPLSRPVDGLVRTAAPLESALARGAGAAVTRLRVKAYERLRPRASVELDLTVNVRSVNRWPPRCLPAMLVTEIRETTLVGTVLNTFTCTDPDSSGSTLDYKLRFYSPPGLASLCLRDRALEVNATLDCDAPGACFQHAASILVLNGDQPLTEVPVLVMVTPVNEFSPACVPHTFRIREDAGPYTLLGSVVGMDKDYPHNSVEYFISGGPSTFSVDRLSGEIHLLGSLDYELQKSYRLTVLVTDHSQDQDPTQRRSGSCTITIEVEDVNDHSPECQPPFQELTIYTPLGRSVEVTKVSCWVPQEPQRLTFSYSIVGGTSQSRFSLQGAILVYNDITLGPPWPEQPHSYELLIRVADSGPSIPHLSTTATIIVHVVPWNASTAATRIHRVTVPSMMTPLLVTDTEVFWQPEPWFVVVLTVTSALFLLALGWLFSRLFQGLAQMLQTPNKPAHELLLNSIQGTEESIEGFMEAPRMEMPQAPSSVMSLEHFDGRAQDPRTGRDYLFNTLTGARRWL, encoded by the exons ATGATGGCACTGCTCGGGCCCCCAGTGCTTCTACTTGCTCTGGTTGCCTCTG AAGTCCACTGCCTGCCCTGGTTCATAAATGTCTCTGAGAGCCAGGGACCTGGGACCATCCTTAAATCCTTTCCCTTCAACTGTACTCTTCACATGCCCATCCTGGAGCTGATCCATGTGAAACCACCCACCACCTTCTTCAACCCACCCAGCCTGACCAGGTGGCACGGGATCTATATGGGCATG GTGACCTTAAGCAGCTCAGCCCGGCTGGATGCCCTAGCAGTAAACCACTATGAACTGCAGCTGCGGTTCACATGTGGCAACTACGTGATGGAGGGACTGCTCTTTGTGGATGTGCAGCGGGACCCTGGCTATAGCTCATGTGCTGGCCGATTTGCCAGCCCAG CTGGGGAAATCATTCAGGTTCGGGAAACGGTCACACCCGGGACCCAGCTGTACACTCTGCTGCTCCCAGGCGTGGAACTTCAGCGTGCCCAG ATAAGCATCATCAGTGCCCAGGACCCTCCATACTTCCCTGGACCTTTCTCTATCAATGGGCAAGGTTGGCTGCTGGCGCCATCCCAGGGCCTCAAAGGCCAGGGTCAAAAG GTCTTCCAGCTTCAGATTTTGGTGACCTTTGGACAAAATCGAAGCTGCCATGGGACACTGAAGGTGAAAGTTTTGCCTGCTCCCTCCAGTCAGATCTCCTTCCT GCAGCAGGCCCCAAATATCACTATCCGGGAGGACCTGGCCCCGGGCAGTGAGGTGGTTCAGGTTCGGGCCCGGGGCTTCGACGTGCGCTACGAAATCCTCTCCCCAGTGCCCTGCCCTCTCTTCTCCATCGGACGTGGTGAGGGGcattggggcggggggtgcgTGCGGAATGCCTCTGTGGCTGGTCCAGAGAGACCCGTGCTACCTCCTCGCCCTCCTGAGAAACGAGGCTGGAGCCAAGGCAGACTGGGGCGCGGTGGATGTTTGGGGGCTGGGCTAGAGTTAGAGGGGTCCTCGGAGATGGTGGCGAGGGTGGCCAGGCTCAGCGCCCTCCCGCTGCGATGGATCCCGTGCGAGGATGGGGACCCGAcagagctgggggcggggctaaACTCAGCATTCCCACCCCTATCCCGCCCAGTCGACGGCTTGGTCCGCACCGCGGCGCCCCTGGAGTCTGCGCtggcccggggcgcgggcgcggcagTCACTAGGCTGCGGGTGAAGGCCTATGAGCGGCTCAGGCCGCGGGCCAGCGTAGAGCTCGATCTCACGGTGAACGTGCGTTCGGTTAACCGCTGGCCTCCGCGCTGCCTCCCAGCGATGCTGGT GACTGAAATACGCGAGACCACGCTGGTTGGCACTGTGCTGAACACCTTCACTTGTACTGATCCAGACTCTTCTGGCTCTACCCTCGACTACAAGCTGCGGTTCTACAGTCCTCCTGGCTTGGCTAGCCTCTGTCTTCGAGACAGGGCCTTGGAG GTGAATGCTACACTGGACTGTGATGCTCCTGGGGCCTGCTTTCAGCATGCAGCCTCTATCCTGGTGCTCAATGGTGATCAGCCCCTGA CTGAGGTGCCAGTATTGGTGATGGTGACTCCTGTCAACGAGTTTTCTCCAGCCTGTGTTCCACATACATTCCGGATCCGGGAAGATGCAGGGCCCTACACCCTGCTGGGCTCTGTGGTGGGCATGGACAAGGATTACCCGCACAACAGCGTTGAGTACTTCATCTCTGGTGGGCCCAGCACCTTTTCTGTGGACCGTCTCAGCG GGGAGATTCACCTCCTGGGATCTTTGGACTATGAGCTGCAGAAATCATACAGGCTCACTGTCCTGGTGACTGACCATAGCCAAGACCAGGACCCTACCCAGCGCCGCTCTGGTTCCTGCACCATTACCATCGAGGTTGAG GATGTGAACGACCATTCCCCCGAGTGTCAGCCCCCATTTCAGGAACTCACCATCTACACTCCCTTGGGCCGTAGTGTGGAGGTGACCAAGGTGTCATGTTGGGTTCCTCAGGAGCCACAGCGTCTGACTTTTTCCTACAGCATCGTGGGAG GGACTAGTCAGAGCCGATTCAGCCTGCAAGGAGCCATCCTGGTGTACAACGATATCACGTTGGGGCCCCCCTGGCCAGAGCAGCCCCATTCTTATGAGCTATTGATCCGTGTGGCCGATTCAGGTCCCTCTATCCCCCATCTCAGCACCACAGCCACCATCATTGTGCATGTCGTACCCTGGAATGCCAGCACAGCAGCCACCCGCATCCACAGAGTCACA GTGCCTTCGATGATGACACCCCTGCTTGTGACAGACACGGAGGTTTTCTGGCAGCCAGAACCCTGGTTTGTGGTGGTGCTGACAGTTACCAGTGCCCTCTTTCTCTTGGCTCTGGGCTGGCTCTTCAGCAGGCTCTTCCAGGG GTTGGCCCAGATGCTACAGACACCAAACAAACCAGCCCACGAGCTGCTACTAAACAG TATCCAGGGAACTGAGGAGTCCATTGAGGGGTTCATGGAAGCACCAAGGATGGAGATGCCCCAAGCACCCAGCAGTGTCATGAGCCTG GAGCACTTTGATGGCAGAGCACAGGACCCCC GTACAGGCAGAGATTACCTGTTCAACACGCTCACGGGAGCCCGGCGCTGGCTCTGA